Proteins found in one Lycium ferocissimum isolate CSIRO_LF1 chromosome 6, AGI_CSIRO_Lferr_CH_V1, whole genome shotgun sequence genomic segment:
- the LOC132059901 gene encoding ethylene-responsive transcription factor ERF118-like, translating into MNKPVRQTSLKLENLGKNMKKKADLDIPVRKIRIVCYDPDATDTSDDEGIDDPKSKRFVREIKLQIGNSFSPRKMSQTECSFQDSNNNAEKKPKKEVKVLAKPLIRSRPRGLSKYKGVRQRKWGKWAAEIRDPFKGRRVWLGTYNTAVEASRAYELKRLEFDTMAKNNSTNVSEEESSDDGSSNNINHSGSIVSDHQNQSQNVAGVSEDYAQSSVSSILNGQKDNEKASDVALEANVEVPELALTEETLSLDQIGESMDMDLDLELGSFLNIGADDFNQHLDDFVVNDFEDPPFCLIEGDEEQLPNGLLDFDVFDFDGYNESFAWMDDVPGMNGTTALKIACP; encoded by the coding sequence ATGAATAAGCCTGTGAGGCAAACATCATTAAAACTTGAAAATTTAGGcaaaaacatgaagaaaaaagcTGATTTAGACATACCAGTGAGGAAAATTAGGATTGTTTGTTATGATCCTGATGCTACTGATACCTCGGACGATGAGGGGATCGATGATCCTAAGTCCAAGCGTTTCGTTCGAGAGATTAAGTTGCAAATTGGCAACTCTTTTAGTCCTCGTAAAATGTCTCAAACTGAATGTTCCTTTCAAGATAGCAACAACAATGCAGAGAAAAAACCAAAGAAAGAGGTTAAGGTTTTAGCTAAACCCTTGATTCGATCAAGGCCACGAGGTTTATCGAAATACAAAGGTGTTCGTCAACGAAAATGGGGAAAATGGGCTGCTGAAATTCGCGATCCTTTTAAAGGGAGACGGGTCTGGCTGGGTACTTATAATACTGCTGTGGAGGCTTCTCGAGCTTACGAATTGAAACGCCTTGAATTCGATACTATGGCGAAGAATAATAGCACAAATGTGTCTGAGGAGGAGAGTTCTGATGATGGAAGTAGTAATAATATCAACCATTCTGGTTCAATTGTCTCTGATCACCAAAATCAAAGCCAAAATGTTGCTGGTGTCTCAGAAGACTATGCACAAAGCTCGGTGTCTTCAATTCTTAATGGCCAAAAAGATAATGAAAAGGCGAGTGATGTTGCTTTGGAGGCTAATGTTGAAGTGCCTGAGTTGGCATTAACGGAGGAAACACTATCTTTGGATCAAATTGGTGAAAGTATGGATATGGATCTGGATTTGGAGCTTGGGTCATTCCTCAATATTGGTGCTGATGATTTCAATCAGCATTTGGATGACTTTGTTGTCAACGATTTTGAGGACCCTCCGTTTTGTTTGATCGAGGGTGATGAGGAGCAGTTGCCTAATGGTTTGCTTGATTTTGACGTCTTCGATTTCGATGGCTATAATGAATCCTTTGCTTGGATGGATGATGTTCCGGGTATGAATGGAACAACAGCCCTCAAGATAGCATGCCCATAA